The Gymnogyps californianus isolate 813 chromosome 5, ASM1813914v2, whole genome shotgun sequence DNA segment AACAATAATCATGTGGTTTGTTTGCTGAGGTTGTAGTTTAGTGATGTAGTGTATCTAAGTATCTATATATTCAGTAAGTAATTTTACTATACTGTTTGATTATATTTACCAccattcctgcttttttttttttttttccagagaagaaagagaatgtATAAAGGTTCCTAGAGATATGGATGATGCAAAGGCCTTGGGAAAAGTCCTGTCCAAATATAAGGACACATTTTATGTTCAAGTATTAGTGGCTTATTTTGCCACATATGTTTTGTATCCTTTCTCTGATATAAAAGGCAGTTTTGATGTAGtcatatttctctgaaaaagaaattaaaaattccaaCTTATAAATTCTTGATCATGGGTGAAGGAGGCTAAGATACCTGGGTGTGTTTATAAATAGATGcaaatattccaaaatatttgaacttaaaatatttcttatgtGTTTCAGTATGCTTTTTGGACTGTAAGAAAGGATTGAGTAGAAGGAAATTGATGCATGCATGTATAGCAGTAAATGCTGTGGGGGATTGGCATACAGCTTCACCTTGACTGTGTCTGTTGTGGACAAGATTTTTAGCTTTGATGTTACACTTGATCTCATTTTAGTGTTACActaactttttaaattgcaaaatgaATTGCCAGTTAGAAATTACTGTTGATTATAAAGGAAAACTTTGCACTGTTGACTATTGCACTGTTCTTCCTTGAGACATTCAAAAGTGCCATATAAGAGtaatttacagaatattttacagcatttctcaaggaaagcattttaagcCTTCTTTCATCTCTGCAGTGCCTACATTCAAAAAACAAATCTCTATTTCCTTTGAGAGCGCTAAATTTCTGAAGGACTTTCTGCCTAGGGAGACACCAAGGCTACCTGTGTTCTGTgttaacttctttttcctgagtGCTGATTAATGATTAATTAATCATTAAACACACTCTTAACTGGAACACTTAACTAAAAgttaataacttttaaaagctgtataaGAGGTCTGTTTCATAGTTTAATGCAGAAGGCTTTCGTAACTCGCAGAAAAATCAGCACTGAATGTGCCATTAGTAATTATCCTCTAGCTTGCTCTTTTTAAGTGTAGTTCACAAATAATagatttatgaagaaaattaaaatgttagagTTTTTATATATACGCAAAATAGAACAGAATTGGCTGTTTATTGAACTACTGTAGCAGCTGATGTGACGACATTTACTGTCTCAGCAGTAGACTGTGATCAGTTGACAAGCATGTTAGTTATCTCAGAACCTTGACACTTGCGTAGAAAAAACTGTACTGGTTGTAATGGACTTAATATAAAGGAAGATTATTTGGCTTTTTGATACTTCAGTCAATTCaacttgcaaattttttttgctttataagATTTCTGTCTGAAGTGGGCGATACATCATAGTCTCAAGTATGTCTAGCAAGCCTTAAGCTCAACAGCCTGTCCGCTTACACTgcagaaacttaatttttgcctttttgaaaaattctgaCTGAAATTAGTGATCATGTATCCTAGTTATCTAGTGATTGCAGCATGCCTATTTGTAATGAAGTAGTAGTTGCCTTCATATATGTCAGTCTTCCATGAAACTCATAGTAGTTATGGGCTCAGACAGTTCTGTGAACTTTTCAGAGTATCTGAAAACTGCATATCTCTAGTCAACAATGTAAAATCAGAAGTACATGTTCCTGTGATGTCACAATAAATCCCCAGTGTCAATTGTAGCACAGATAATAAAAGCTGtactacatttttctctttatttagtgacttatttttgtatgtgtagTGATGAATCTACCCCTTGTTTCTCTGTGCTTGGGCTTCTTGTGCTACtctgcaaatgtattttgaagtaaaGATCTTTAGAGGCTATGCCTATTTATACTGATGCTTTTTCAAATTGTAATATGTATCCTGACTGCTTATAAAATTCAGAATCGggtagctttttaaattttttttttaatcttaactAAGATGCATCCAGCTTGCAAACGTTTGCTATTCCTGGGTCTATATTTCTCAGTATCCTGTCAGGGTTTCTTTATCCCTTTCCGCTGGCcttatttcttgtttgtctGGTAAGTATGGAAAACAGTTTGTGAGGGCATATATTTCTATCTGTTTGGAATACAACCAAGCATCTAAACAGCGTCCTGTTTGAAATGATCAGAGTCTGAGTGAAATAGGGGTATACTTTAGTTTCTGAGGAATGAATGAGTTCTCATTCAGCTCTGTTGTGAGAATGGCATTACCCACAAAATTCACTGTAGCATTGGGTGATGATCCAAAAGACTAAACTGTTTCTCCAGGTTTTCTTAATGGAGACATCTGAGTGTGCATCAGCCAGAGTTTCCTTTACTTTAAATTTGTCTAGCATCCACCAGAACCCAATTGTAATTTCAGAACACgattactgcatttttattattgcacTGCAAAATACATCTGTCTTTAAATGGCTTAAATACCCAAGAAGCTTAATTTAAGATATGAAATGTATGTTATTGACAAGCTTAAAAAGATGTAATGTACAAAAGATGCGGTCATAATGAGCCTTAGTATGTAAGAATGAGATAATTGAGTAGGTATGGAGGACCAAGTTGATGAATTTTCAAGTTTGAATCTCTTTAATGCCATTGTGCCCCTTATTTGCAAAGCTTTCACTGTTCAAAATCTTAAAACTGCAGAAGCACTCAGTATTAACTGATAAGTAATCAACATTGTCTACTTTGAATGTTAAGATTGATCTAAATGCCTTGGAAATAAAGGAATGTCTTGGGTCAGCAACATTCTTAGGGAGTGTGTACATACTGCTGAAGGAGAGCCCTTCAGCCTCAATGGAGGGCCACATAGAAGCAGGCTCTATCCAGCCAGTGTAGTTAATAGGCATATAAGGCTAAGATTAGAGTTTCTgctcatttgttcttttttttcctccccccagtGCTCAGGACTTGGAGCTTCATTCTGCTATATGCTTTCATACCTAGTGGGACGTCCTGTTGTATACagatatttaacagaaaaagcagtaaaatggTCACAACAGGTAAAGTTTCTAGAGATGCTGAAATTTATGATAGAAAATGTATAGTGGAAGAGCATGGAAAACTAGGCGTTCTCGTGCTCATGTATCTAGTTACAAAGAAAGGATTCTGACTCCTTTCTGACACTGCGTAGTTACTGTCTCTGagtgtttttaaacagtggGGAGTATTCCTGATTTTATGGTATTTCCTGTGAGGAAGTTGTTTTTACCTAGGAAGAGTTTGCAGCTGATAACCCCCCTGGTTTAGCTAATGTCAATAGGAAACCTCTCCAGTTTCAATTTAAAGTAATAGCTCTCTAAGCAGCAGAACTAATGAAAgctgggtttgtgttttttatgggggaaaaaaccctgtagCTGTATGTCTGACTACAAAACCTTAATTTGAAGATGTTATTGTGGTTGGAGCATTTAGAAACTTTCTCTTACAGTATCTGGTAACATTAGTTTCAGCAAGTGTTAATTGTCAGATGAAGTTAAAGATTTTGCAGTACAAAATCATAGTGTGATTAGTGTTTGACCTCATGTCTCTTCCTTTGATACTCTTGGCAAATGTGAAGCACAACTTACTACCTTACTCTGTTCAAGATTTTTGAATCacgtaaaaatattttaaacttgttCCTCGTTAGATAAGATGTGGAGCTGTGTCTGCCACAATTGACCTTATTAAATAATATAGTACTATTTTGACTCTTGACCCAAGTAAATCTTAATATCGCAGTATAATCTTGAGGCTGTTCTCTGAGTAGCAAATGGTTACTGTTTCCATTAGTAGTGATAAGTGATATGTGGATATGTGATTTAAAGTTACGTAATTACATGTGCAGCTCATATCTCACCGTTTCCAGGTTAATTGGACTATATCATGCTTGCATTTTGAGGGCTAAGACATTTTATATGCAGGATTAATCAATGTTTAAATACTTGTCATTCActaagattaaaaaaccccacagtggTATTACTGAACAATAGCAGGGTTACTGACTTTAGTGTTGCAGTTAAAGCTAaagttggggggaaaaaaacggGGTTGTGACTGGGGTGAGTTGCTACATGAGATTTCAGATGAAATTGCAATCAGACCAGCTTTGATTTCAACTGGGGCCAGATGACCACGTTTAGGCTTATGTTTAGCGAAGGTCTGCCAGGATAGGCCAGAAGTGGTGGATGCTTTGCTATCCTTATATTGGTTTGAGGTTACGGTTCTTGTTTGAAAGAGCTGATGTGCTAAAGCCAGGCTGGAAGAAGAGGCTTTGATGTAGTACTAGTGTAAGGAGCCGGGCTAGACTTGAGAATATAATTAAGACTGTAAATAAAGTTGGGGCTATTGTGGTTGCTCCTGGGTAAATGTTAATGCTAGGCATTCTAACATATGGGTAGATAGGTTTTGCaactgtgctggcagcagccaccTGATGAACTTCAGAGCCATGACCTAGGTAAGTTTCCAAGTGAGGAATACAGCTGTGTTTCAAGTTTGATCATGAGTTAGGACAGAATGGGTTGAGGAACAAACTTCATTGCTTGTTCCTGCAAAAGCTTTAGGAATAGGATGACAAGCTGGCCATGTTGATTGGGCTACAGTTAGACAGGCAGAGGTTGCTGTGCTAAAGTTAGGCCTaggcctgctgctgctgcgccAGATTACTTGTTTGCTGTTTAAGTTGTCTGATTCAGACACATCATCACTATGCTCTACCACAGACTGGTATTTGCAGACTAACTTCAGTACTATTTAACAGGTGATTCACTGATGACTCTTCTTTGAGTCACTCATTGTTTAACTGATTTTTATGTTTGCAACTTGTAAATTTGTACAAAAgatacacaaaaaaaccctaacaaacCTCTAGTAGTAAAATCATTGTGTATTTTCAAGGCAGggatttttttactgaattttttttgtttttgttctggcAGGTTGAACGACACAGAGAACACCTCATTAACTACATAATATTTTTGAGAATAACACCTTTTCTTCCCAATTGGTTTATCAATATAACATCTCCTGTAATTAACGTGCcattgaaagtatttttcattggCACTTTTCTAGGTAAGAATTCTGGCTAGTGAACTGCAGTTTTGGGGGTAGCTAGAAGAAGGGATGTTATTTGCTTCTCTCTGTATGTGTTGTTCAGCAGAGATCACCACCTACTGGACAGCTGAAAGATTACAGAAGGATATTGGTCTTGTACTCTTCAAGCTTAtagcatcaaaatattttagtagtCAGGACTATTCTGATGTACTAGATGAGAGATAATGAGCCCAGACTTAATTACTTGCTTAAGGAAACATACATTATATGAACACTTTAGTAATAACTTTTTGTTCCACTCCATGACTGTAATGCTTCTGTGAACTTCTGTAAGCTCCTATTTTGAGCTCAGCATAATTGTGTGAGGATGTATGTGATTTGAGCTGAAGGATTGTTTCTCCCCTTCCCACTCCATTTTGTTCACCATAATATATCTTCCTAGGAGTGAAATCATAATTTAACTAATGCAGTGCTAAACACTTTAGTTTTGTAATTGgcatatttttgcaaatactttttaatcTGGTTAGGAAACAAtccatatttttcctttatgaaCTTAAATAAAATCGGTTTGTAGAGAGACAACTTGAAATCTGCAGCGTCTAAAGagcagagattattttcttagtCTTCTGTGTTTGAGTTggtgttaaaaatattaaaaatagcatgaaaacagttcttttgataggggttttttgtctttgaattttgtatttacacctctcttaaaaaaattcagactttgttgccttgtaattttttatgttaaaagttGGATGACtaatttatgattttttccatttttttcaccCTAACAAgctggtttttcttcctttgccctCCTACCCTTCCAATTCCCTGTTCCAGGTGTGGCACCACCGTCTTTTGTAGCCATTAAGGCAGGAACAACGCTGTACCAACTTACAACAGCAGGGGAAGCTGTTTCCTGGAACTCTGTTTTTGTTCTCATGATTCTAGCCATCCTCTCCATCCTACCAGCTGTCTTccagaagaaactgaaacagaagtttGAATAAGGATCAAACTGGACCAGAATTTCCCATACTTCATCTCAGGATCAGCACTTCTGATATTTGTATATTCGGTTTTCTATTGGATCTTAAGCAATTAAAGGGAAGGCTTGTGATTGATAAGAATGTCTTTAAATGAACACGTGGCCTAAAATTGAAGGAACTGTGTTCAGAAATGTACTGCATATAGTTTTGTAACCAAACCATCAGTGTTTTACTTTGGGAGGGTGTGTGTCTGGCCCTCAGGATGAGGGAAGTGAAAACACAGATGTAACATTTTGCTCTGATTATATGCAGAGCAAAAATTATAATGTAGACGTAAACTACAGATAATGCTCTCTAAaacttgcaggaaaaaacactgaattatTCAGGCCAATTTTGTAACATTCTCTGTAGGCTTGCATGTGATCTGGTCTGAGTACATTTCTCATCAacaatatttctcttctttttttttttttttcctttgggagtTCCAAAATAATAGCATAACATAATAACGGTGCTCACTCAGAAACAAAGGTTTTTCGCAGTACTTTAACTACAATGATATTCTCATCCTGATTGTTTACTTCTATTTATTAGTGCTTTGTGGATTTAAATACTTGAACCTACATCTGCTATACTAACTGGATTAACAAAAGCAAGGTGTCACATCATTCCCTTTTGTCCTCTGTAAAGTTTTATTCTGGGAGAGGATATaggaagggagagagcaggTTAGAATTTTTATCATGGCTGGGTGATGATTTTGAagttctaatttttaattttttcatgttgATTATTTTGCCAGTATTTCACTTGCATAGATTTATCCTGCCAATTGAAGAAAGTGATCGTATGATTATATAAAACTTTCAGTTCTccagtgatttaaaaatgtttaacttcAAGCAGTGTAATATTACAATTTCTCAAGCAATATGTAAAGAGTATAAAATTTTCCATTGCAGCTCGATGAGCTAGAAGAAATGTCAGGTACACAAATTGGTGCAGCTCTTATTAAAGAGCTAATTAAAGAGCTAATTCCAAATAATGTTGAAAGCATCACGTAACAGAAGGCTCTTGTGTCAGTGTATATAAAATTGAGAGGATGATTCCATTGTCTGGTAAGTCAGTAACTGGCAATGGGCAGCCAGCTATGATTCACCTTTAGGTAGAAGTATATATATTCATTCAATAAGGTATATGATACCTCCCCTTGTATGCGTATAACTGTTGTAGCTTGTTGTGTTGTCAGTGGAATTCCATAAAATGAGGCCCTGATCAGCAAGGAACTGGGGTGTGCGTTTAAGTTTTATCCTACTGAAACCAGTGCTGCTTACATGCTTTTAAGTTGGTGCCCCTGAATAACTTGCTGAAATGGGAGTTGACACATTAGCATATGCTCCAATTCAAGGGTTTATTTGTCTGTATCCTCATGTTAACTTATCATATGATAGATCATTGAGATGTAAGAGAACAGTTCCATGAATGTGATAATGTGAAAGGTACTGGTACCTTTaaaaggttttgttctttttgtaacATAATGTTAATTGACTCCTTCATTTCATCACAGTATTACATGTAAATATATAGTAAATATTACTGGTACGctctttgtcttttatttaaatctggGCTGCACAGTAAGTGGTATTTTTTACATAGGTAGGTAAAGGAATACATATCACTTCTGTT contains these protein-coding regions:
- the TMEM41B gene encoding transmembrane protein 41B, with protein sequence MAQRRAAESGPCQTAAESARHQRQLLEGKAQAEGGSARTSLLILVSIFLSAAFLMFLVYKNFPQLSEEERECIKVPRDMDDAKALGKVLSKYKDTFYVQVLVAYFATYVFLQTFAIPGSIFLSILSGFLYPFPLALFLVCLCSGLGASFCYMLSYLVGRPVVYRYLTEKAVKWSQQVERHREHLINYIIFLRITPFLPNWFINITSPVINVPLKVFFIGTFLGVAPPSFVAIKAGTTLYQLTTAGEAVSWNSVFVLMILAILSILPAVFQKKLKQKFE